The following are encoded in a window of Pseudalgibacter alginicilyticus genomic DNA:
- a CDS encoding HAD family hydrolase has translation MKYKAVIFDLDGTLVNSIEDIADAMNIVLKSYSYPTHSYETYQIFVGSGIKSLVKKALPAVHINDSLINTVFNTMMSVYRNQCTNKTKPYPGIIDLLDVLKNKQLKISILSNKADEFTKKIASTLFPDYFNPVLGLKFEAHKKPSPIVALQICKELQVKPDETLYVGDTSIDIQTALNANLLPVGVSWGFRDIKELRDTGAKHILNHPLDLIKVLQT, from the coding sequence ATGAAATATAAAGCTGTTATTTTTGATTTAGACGGAACCCTTGTTAACTCTATTGAAGATATAGCAGATGCCATGAACATTGTACTTAAAAGCTATAGTTACCCTACACATAGCTATGAAACTTATCAAATTTTTGTTGGAAGTGGTATAAAAAGCTTAGTAAAAAAAGCATTACCAGCAGTACATATAAATGACTCTTTAATAAATACTGTTTTTAACACCATGATGTCTGTTTATAGAAACCAATGCACAAATAAAACAAAACCTTATCCTGGAATTATAGACCTGTTAGATGTTTTAAAAAATAAGCAATTAAAAATCAGTATCCTTTCTAACAAAGCAGATGAATTTACTAAAAAAATTGCCTCAACTCTATTTCCTGATTATTTTAACCCTGTTTTGGGCTTGAAATTTGAAGCTCACAAAAAACCAAGCCCTATTGTTGCTTTACAAATATGTAAAGAATTACAAGTAAAGCCTGACGAAACTCTTTATGTAGGTGATACATCCATAGATATTCAAACAGCTTTAAATGCCAATTTGCTTCCCGTTGGAGTTTCTTGGGGTTTTAGAGATATAAAAGAATTAAGAGATACTGGAGCAAAACACATATTAAACCACCCCTTAGATTTGATTAAAGTTTTACAAACATAA
- a CDS encoding hotdog domain-containing protein produces the protein MTINTHHLASKKLIGTATSLEKNSAIVKLTISPDMIVDTYNLSHGGFVFGLADYAAMLAINKPTVVLGKATTKFIKPVVLNDEVTAFAHVIESSDEKKITVSVIVKNQNQVLVFEGEFVCFVLDKHILES, from the coding sequence ATGACTATTAATACTCACCATTTAGCTTCAAAAAAATTAATAGGAACAGCAACATCCTTAGAAAAAAATTCTGCTATAGTTAAGTTAACAATTTCCCCGGATATGATTGTAGATACCTACAACTTATCTCATGGTGGGTTTGTTTTTGGTTTAGCAGATTATGCAGCTATGTTAGCTATAAACAAACCTACCGTGGTATTAGGTAAAGCCACTACAAAGTTTATAAAACCTGTAGTTTTAAATGACGAAGTAACCGCTTTTGCTCATGTTATTGAAAGTTCTGATGAAAAAAAAATCACAGTATCTGTTATTGTAAAAAATCAAAACCAAGTATTGGTTTTTGAAGGAGAGTTTGTTTGCTTTGTTTTAGATAAACATATTTTAGAAAGTTAG
- a CDS encoding TetR/AcrR family transcriptional regulator, with protein MAKLQKSIDKRNALIKATIELVNNNGFHATPMSKIAKIANVSPATIYLYFENKQDLVNQTYIEVKAKYTKFAFQTYNKKMSVKDGFESIWKRIADFKLNECENAMFLAQCDNTPMIDEYSRKEGIKHLQPLLDLWERGKKEGVIKQVSNYILYAYAINPLSFLMIAQKRGDLQLNKTHLEEAFQSAWNSIKVYK; from the coding sequence ATGGCAAAACTTCAAAAAAGTATTGATAAACGTAATGCATTAATTAAAGCAACTATCGAATTAGTTAATAATAATGGTTTTCATGCAACACCAATGAGTAAAATTGCAAAAATAGCAAACGTTTCGCCCGCTACAATTTACTTATATTTTGAAAACAAACAGGATTTGGTTAATCAAACTTATATTGAAGTGAAAGCCAAATACACAAAATTTGCTTTTCAAACTTATAATAAAAAAATGTCAGTAAAAGATGGTTTTGAAAGTATATGGAAACGTATTGCCGATTTTAAACTTAATGAATGTGAAAATGCCATGTTTTTAGCGCAATGTGATAACACACCCATGATAGACGAATACTCTAGAAAAGAAGGCATTAAACATTTGCAACCTCTCCTCGATCTTTGGGAACGCGGAAAAAAAGAAGGGGTTATAAAACAAGTATCAAACTACATATTATATGCCTATGCCATTAATCCACTATCTTTTTTAATGATAGCTCAAAAACGTGGAGATTTACAATTAAATAAAACTCACTTAGAAGAAGCCTTTCAATCTGCTTGGAACAGTATAAAAGTTTATAAATAA
- a CDS encoding nucleoside-diphosphate sugar epimerase yields MKKSAIILGATGLTGNILLHKLITDIRYDSIKLISRSKIEDLPNKVTQYIGNLLELEQFNSDFLADEVYCCIGTTAKKTPDKSLYKQIDYGIPVIAAKLAKENNIDTFLVLSAMGANKKSKLFYNKIKGTMEEDVLQYSIKNTYILRPSIIGGKRKENRLLEKIGLIVFKVIQPLFFGNLKQYKITDPEDIAQTMLNLANNSNKTEVIITSNDIKKLSKNN; encoded by the coding sequence ATGAAAAAATCAGCAATTATATTAGGAGCTACTGGTTTAACGGGAAATATACTGCTTCATAAATTAATTACAGACATTAGGTATGACAGTATTAAATTAATTTCACGTTCAAAAATTGAAGACTTACCTAACAAAGTCACTCAATATATTGGTAACCTTTTAGAATTGGAACAATTTAATTCAGATTTTTTAGCAGACGAAGTATACTGTTGTATTGGAACAACAGCCAAGAAAACACCAGACAAATCACTATACAAACAAATAGACTATGGGATTCCTGTAATAGCTGCTAAATTAGCCAAAGAAAACAATATTGATACTTTTCTAGTGCTTTCTGCAATGGGAGCCAATAAAAAAAGTAAGTTGTTTTACAATAAAATAAAAGGTACTATGGAAGAAGATGTATTACAATATAGTATAAAAAACACCTATATTCTAAGGCCTTCAATAATTGGTGGGAAACGCAAAGAAAATCGTTTATTAGAAAAAATTGGATTGATTGTATTTAAAGTAATTCAACCTTTATTCTTTGGCAATTTAAAACAATATAAAATTACTGACCCAGAAGATATTGCACAAACCATGCTAAATTTAGCAAACAACTCAAATAAAACCGAAGTAATTATTACTTCAAATGACATAAAAAAACTTTCAAAAAATAATTAA
- a CDS encoding NAD(P)H-dependent oxidoreductase has product MELLDKLNWRYAAKAMNGEKVAEDKIERILEAARLAPTSSGLQPFEIIVVKNQEIKEKIKSVAWNQSVITDCSHLLVFAAWNTYTADRINYMFDLTNEIRGFKNEGWENYRQMLLNAYPQKDAEENFNHAAKQAYIAFSQAITAAAFEGVDATPIEGFTPSAVDEILSLEEKGLRSAVLLPLGYRKEENDWLVNLVKVRKPMEDLVTVIE; this is encoded by the coding sequence ATGGAATTATTAGATAAATTGAATTGGAGATATGCTGCAAAAGCTATGAATGGCGAAAAAGTAGCTGAAGACAAAATAGAACGAATTTTAGAAGCTGCTCGTTTAGCTCCAACTTCAAGTGGTTTACAACCTTTTGAAATTATAGTCGTTAAAAATCAAGAAATAAAGGAAAAAATTAAATCTGTAGCTTGGAATCAGTCTGTCATTACAGATTGCTCACACCTACTTGTTTTTGCTGCTTGGAACACTTACACGGCCGATAGAATTAATTATATGTTCGATTTAACCAACGAGATACGCGGATTTAAAAATGAAGGCTGGGAAAATTACCGCCAAATGCTTTTAAATGCATATCCACAAAAAGATGCTGAAGAAAACTTTAATCACGCTGCAAAACAAGCTTACATAGCATTTTCACAAGCAATTACTGCAGCTGCTTTTGAAGGTGTTGACGCAACTCCTATTGAAGGTTTTACGCCTTCCGCAGTAGACGAAATTTTAAGTTTAGAGGAAAAAGGTTTACGAAGTGCCGTTTTATTACCATTAGGTTACAGAAAAGAAGAAAATGATTGGTTAGTAAACTTAGTAAAAGTTAGAAAACCTATGGAAGATTTAGTAACTGTGATTGAATAA
- a CDS encoding iron-containing alcohol dehydrogenase translates to MNPFEFKNPTKIIFGKDSIKKLENEIPTDAKVLLLYGGGSIKTNGIYNQVKKALEKVNVTEFGGIPANPEYAVLMDALKIIKNENITYLLAVGGGSVIDGTKFLASAAIYDGDTPWDILSKNIRTEKGMPFGTVLTLPATGSEMNSGAVITREETKEKLAMGGPGLFPEFSILDPQVIASIPQRQLANGITDAFTHVLEQYMTYPVEASLQDRFAESILQTLIEIAPKILKDPTDYKAASNFIWSCTMALNGLIQKGVPTDWAVHAMGHELTALFGIDHARTLAVIAPSHYKFNFESKKEKLEQYAERVWNITEGSIDSKAHTAIEKTITFFHELGINTKLSDYTKDYDGTAEEIAKRFTNRGWLGLGEHQSLSPDKVEKIVKMTY, encoded by the coding sequence ATGAACCCTTTTGAATTTAAAAATCCTACCAAAATTATTTTTGGAAAGGATTCAATTAAAAAATTAGAAAATGAAATTCCTACAGATGCCAAGGTATTATTACTTTATGGCGGAGGAAGTATAAAAACCAATGGTATTTACAATCAAGTAAAAAAAGCTTTAGAAAAAGTTAATGTTACTGAGTTTGGAGGTATTCCTGCAAATCCAGAATATGCTGTATTAATGGATGCTTTAAAAATTATTAAAAACGAAAACATCACTTATTTATTAGCCGTTGGTGGTGGTTCCGTTATTGATGGCACCAAATTTTTAGCTTCGGCAGCAATATATGATGGGGATACACCTTGGGATATTTTATCTAAAAATATTAGAACAGAAAAAGGCATGCCGTTTGGTACAGTATTAACCTTACCAGCAACAGGTTCGGAAATGAACTCTGGAGCCGTTATAACACGTGAGGAAACAAAAGAAAAACTTGCCATGGGTGGTCCTGGATTATTTCCTGAGTTCTCTATTTTAGACCCTCAAGTTATTGCTTCTATTCCCCAACGTCAATTAGCCAATGGTATAACAGATGCCTTTACTCATGTTTTAGAGCAATATATGACCTACCCTGTTGAGGCCTCATTACAAGATCGATTTGCTGAAAGCATTTTACAAACACTAATTGAAATCGCTCCAAAAATATTAAAAGACCCTACAGACTATAAAGCTGCATCTAACTTTATATGGAGTTGCACCATGGCTTTAAATGGATTAATTCAAAAAGGCGTTCCAACAGATTGGGCTGTACATGCTATGGGTCACGAACTAACAGCTTTATTTGGAATTGACCATGCTCGAACACTTGCTGTTATTGCTCCAAGTCATTACAAGTTTAATTTTGAAAGTAAAAAAGAAAAATTAGAACAATATGCGGAACGTGTTTGGAATATCACTGAAGGTTCGATAGATAGTAAAGCACATACTGCTATTGAAAAAACAATTACTTTTTTTCATGAATTAGGAATTAACACCAAATTATCTGACTATACAAAAGATTATGACGGAACCGCAGAGGAAATTGCTAAACGATTTACAAATCGTGGTTGGTTAGGTTTAGGAGAACATCAAAGTTTATCACCTGATAAGGTTGAGAAAATTGTTAAAATGACATACTAA
- a CDS encoding T9SS type A sorting domain-containing protein, whose protein sequence is MYKKITFFSALLLTCFIGFSQASLEITEIWPGNEPGSNLTSDWFEIKNNGTAAWVSGVDADLYYDDDSKDPTAADIITGITDIQPGERVIVILGEATEVTEFTSTWSVDYDLTGIKIGYSDGSGLGNDGDGVTLFLGASPLTVDDIIDYKTYPNANANGGQSYDLELETPAFSTVANANNAAATNIINDEGQAAIASPGNQGPITPSTLVISVDTANLTTFLNLPETNAGYVSGVVNDPTDPASTIGIPFNIIDAETPVADLTVTVSSSDETTVPNTNLVLTGTNGNRLLTITPIALGFSTITVSVEDADMNTSTYTINYAASEASVSPTTSRFYTGASDGSAGIAIEDNYIWIADDEDQTIRLYDGNQSGLPIQSIDFNADLGSTEEADLEGAFRLGNTIYWNGSTAEEDRSVIFTTTISGTGATSNLVYGDKYTSLHDDLLAWDSNNEHGLGANYFNLNTIVEIEALALAPNSTTTAYLGLRSSTSENKAIVIPVTNFVNLPGMPAGSAAFGTPILLDLKGRSLRSMECNENGCILIGGPFGTKNDFKLYTWTGNAVDTPELRSVDLTALNTGGSFEGLVALPNTTFLGSDGDTDTLKLLVDLGATVIYNDGEENKDHRGEWKKFRTDIITLGAVTSPTIKAPIINEFVADHIGSDTSQFVEIYGDPFTDYSSYTIVEVSGDDGTTGLINSTFTLGTTNENGYWTTPYQDNVIGNGTITLLLVEGFTGLLGNDVDVNNDGTLDMPYWNTIADGIASSDGDISDFVYALNLTPNFDAANLKVGAASRIPNGVNTNSTSDWIRNDFDGEGLIGFTGTPIDGEAINTPNSYNKLVGPLLNITEIWPGNGAGENLTADWFEITNNGPIAWTPALGALYFDDDSQDPASAVLISGITSIQPGESVIAIDAANTDNFIAVWGGVYNLTDVQIGLYAGAGLGGGGDTVTLWIGEPTTVGTIVDVESFPDTNSNPGQSYDVEKGAFSSLNEAPYMPVATAINDMGEPAIASPGNQGPTLSITDIDTNTNSIKAYPIPFDDALHLQLNTPVNITSTVQIVDILGTVVYSKKMELSNTANTVERVATLPSGIYILHISELNIALKIVKK, encoded by the coding sequence ATGTATAAAAAAATTACCTTTTTTAGTGCTTTATTACTAACTTGCTTCATTGGCTTTTCTCAGGCTTCTTTAGAAATTACCGAAATCTGGCCAGGAAATGAACCAGGTTCAAACTTAACGTCAGATTGGTTTGAAATTAAAAACAATGGAACTGCTGCTTGGGTTTCTGGTGTAGATGCCGATTTGTATTATGATGATGATTCGAAAGATCCTACTGCCGCTGATATTATTACTGGTATAACAGACATACAACCAGGAGAACGTGTTATCGTTATACTAGGAGAAGCTACTGAAGTTACTGAATTCACCTCAACCTGGTCTGTAGATTACGATTTAACTGGAATTAAAATTGGTTATTCGGATGGCTCTGGCTTAGGCAACGATGGCGATGGTGTCACTTTGTTTTTAGGTGCATCTCCATTAACTGTTGATGATATAATTGATTATAAAACATACCCAAACGCAAATGCCAACGGAGGACAGTCTTACGATTTAGAATTAGAAACACCTGCTTTTAGTACCGTTGCTAATGCAAATAATGCTGCAGCTACTAACATTATAAATGATGAAGGACAAGCTGCTATTGCTTCGCCAGGTAATCAAGGACCTATAACGCCTTCAACACTTGTTATTAGTGTAGATACAGCAAACTTAACAACATTTTTAAATTTACCAGAAACCAACGCAGGTTATGTAAGTGGTGTTGTAAACGATCCAACCGACCCTGCAAGCACTATTGGTATTCCTTTTAATATTATAGATGCAGAAACACCTGTAGCTGATTTGACAGTAACTGTTAGCAGTAGTGACGAAACTACAGTTCCTAATACAAATTTAGTATTAACAGGAACAAATGGTAATCGCCTGTTAACTATTACCCCTATAGCTTTAGGGTTTTCAACCATTACAGTAAGCGTTGAAGATGCGGATATGAATACGTCTACTTATACCATTAATTATGCGGCATCGGAAGCTTCAGTTTCACCTACAACAAGTCGTTTTTATACAGGAGCTTCAGATGGTTCTGCTGGCATAGCAATAGAAGACAACTATATTTGGATTGCTGATGATGAAGATCAAACCATTCGGTTATACGATGGTAACCAATCAGGTTTACCTATTCAATCTATTGACTTTAACGCAGATTTAGGTTCTACTGAAGAAGCCGATTTAGAAGGTGCCTTCAGATTAGGAAATACAATATATTGGAATGGTTCTACGGCTGAAGAAGATAGATCCGTGATTTTTACAACTACTATATCAGGTACAGGTGCTACTTCAAATTTAGTATACGGAGATAAGTACACCAGCTTGCATGACGATTTATTAGCTTGGGATTCGAATAATGAACATGGATTAGGTGCCAACTATTTTAATTTAAACACCATAGTAGAAATTGAAGCGTTAGCTTTAGCTCCTAATAGCACTACAACAGCATACTTAGGTTTACGTAGTTCTACATCAGAAAACAAAGCTATTGTTATTCCTGTAACTAACTTTGTAAACTTACCAGGTATGCCTGCTGGTTCTGCTGCTTTTGGCACTCCTATATTACTTGACTTAAAAGGAAGAAGTTTAAGAAGTATGGAATGTAATGAAAATGGTTGTATCTTAATTGGCGGGCCTTTTGGAACTAAAAATGACTTTAAACTTTATACTTGGACAGGTAATGCTGTTGATACCCCAGAATTAAGAAGCGTAGATTTAACAGCATTAAATACAGGTGGTTCGTTTGAAGGCTTAGTTGCCTTACCTAATACAACTTTTTTAGGAAGTGATGGAGATACAGATACACTAAAACTATTAGTAGACTTAGGAGCTACAGTTATTTATAATGATGGTGAAGAAAATAAAGACCATCGTGGTGAATGGAAAAAATTTAGAACAGACATTATTACTTTAGGAGCTGTAACCTCTCCTACTATTAAAGCACCAATTATTAATGAATTTGTTGCGGATCATATAGGCAGTGATACATCACAATTTGTAGAAATTTATGGAGATCCTTTTACTGATTATTCATCATACACTATTGTTGAAGTTTCTGGTGATGATGGAACAACTGGTTTAATAAACAGTACTTTTACCTTAGGAACAACCAATGAAAATGGCTATTGGACAACGCCTTATCAAGATAATGTAATAGGTAATGGAACCATAACACTATTGTTAGTAGAAGGTTTTACAGGATTACTTGGAAATGATGTAGATGTAAATAATGATGGAACTTTAGATATGCCTTACTGGAATACTATTGCTGATGGTATTGCTAGTTCTGATGGAGATATTTCAGATTTTGTTTATGCGCTAAATTTAACTCCAAATTTTGATGCTGCTAACCTTAAAGTTGGAGCCGCCTCACGTATTCCTAATGGTGTAAATACAAATTCAACATCTGATTGGATTAGAAATGATTTTGATGGTGAAGGTCTGATAGGATTTACAGGAACACCTATAGACGGTGAAGCTATTAATACACCTAATTCATATAACAAATTGGTTGGTCCGTTGTTAAATATTACAGAAATTTGGCCAGGAAATGGAGCTGGTGAAAACCTTACCGCAGATTGGTTTGAAATTACTAACAATGGCCCAATAGCATGGACTCCTGCTTTAGGTGCTCTTTATTTTGATGATGACTCCCAAGATCCAGCATCTGCTGTTTTAATAAGTGGTATTACTTCTATACAACCAGGAGAATCTGTAATTGCTATTGACGCCGCTAACACAGATAATTTTATAGCTGTTTGGGGTGGTGTTTATAACCTTACAGATGTTCAAATAGGATTATATGCTGGAGCCGGTTTAGGTGGCGGTGGAGATACTGTTACTTTATGGATTGGAGAACCTACTACTGTGGGAACAATTGTAGATGTTGAATCTTTTCCAGATACAAATTCAAATCCTGGACAATCATATGATGTAGAAAAAGGTGCTTTTAGCAGTCTTAATGAAGCACCATATATGCCAGTTGCAACTGCAATAAACGATATGGGAGAACCTGCAATAGCTTCGCCAGGAAATCAGGGGCCTACATTAAGTATCACAGATATTGATACTAACACAAATAGCATTAAAGCTTATCCTATTCCGTTTGATGATGCGTTGCATCTACAATTAAATACACCAGTAAATATTACATCTACTGTTCAAATTGTTGATATTTTAGGAACTGTGGTATATAGCAAAAAAATGGAGTTATCTAATACTGCTAATACAGTAGAACGTGTAGCAACATTGCCTTCTGGAATTTATATTTTACATATTTCTGAATTAAATATTGCTTTGAAGATTGTAAAAAAATAA
- a CDS encoding rhodanese-like domain-containing protein: MKHIIIMSIFTTLFGVKAIQNSAIEILNPKEYKSQIENKKVQLIDVRTSGEFKTGHIKNAKNIDLFSKNFADEFNKLNKEEVLYIYCRSGARSKQASNKLVAMGFKKIYDLKGGILNYKH, translated from the coding sequence GTGAAACACATAATTATCATGTCTATATTTACCACTTTATTTGGTGTCAAAGCTATTCAAAATAGTGCTATTGAAATATTAAACCCTAAAGAATACAAGTCACAAATTGAAAACAAAAAAGTACAATTAATTGATGTAAGAACATCAGGGGAATTTAAAACTGGTCATATTAAAAATGCAAAAAACATTGATTTGTTTTCAAAAAATTTTGCTGATGAATTCAATAAACTCAATAAAGAGGAGGTGCTATACATATACTGTCGAAGTGGCGCCCGAAGCAAGCAAGCTTCCAATAAATTAGTTGCTATGGGTTTTAAAAAAATTTACGATTTAAAAGGCGGTATTCTAAATTACAAACATTAA
- a CDS encoding heavy-metal-associated domain-containing protein: MKTSVIVQNLKCGGCSKTITNKLSEIENISDISIDIDEGKVSFNYLNSTDVLSVKNKLKTLGYPTIDDDNNIVSKAKSYVSCATGKFS; this comes from the coding sequence ATGAAAACTTCAGTTATAGTACAAAATTTAAAATGTGGTGGATGCTCAAAAACCATAACTAATAAATTATCAGAAATTGAAAATATTTCAGATATTAGTATAGATATTGATGAAGGTAAGGTGTCATTTAATTATTTAAATAGCACAGATGTACTTTCTGTAAAAAATAAACTTAAAACTTTAGGTTATCCGACTATTGATGATGACAATAATATAGTTTCTAAGGCAAAATCTTATGTAAGTTGTGCTACTGGAAAGTTTTCATAA
- a CDS encoding c-type heme family protein — protein sequence MKNIFIILVFSVLIISCNNSKNKEHTIINKEKETNNHPGKKLMEINCYTCHSPSANENNRIAPPMIAIKKQYINSHTTKEQFIADMQAWIKNPNENNAKMFGAIKRFGVMPKQPYPEETIKQIADFMYDFDIEQPEWFDAHYSQERGLRLRQQGQSIKNQQAEANFQDIPYGERGLKYALATKAVLGKNLMGTIQKQGTLEALIFCNEKASPLTDSMSIANHAIIKRVSDKPRNKNNQANSKELVYINSFKADIKNQKEPKPIVSQINNKVHVFYPITTNTMCLQCHGKPNQDIKIPTLTKLKNLYPQDKAIGYDINEVRGIWNVSFDK from the coding sequence ATGAAAAACATATTTATAATATTAGTTTTTTCTGTTCTTATTATTAGTTGTAACAATTCTAAAAATAAAGAACATACTATTATAAATAAGGAAAAGGAAACTAATAACCATCCTGGTAAAAAGTTAATGGAAATTAATTGCTATACGTGCCACAGTCCATCCGCTAATGAAAACAATCGTATTGCTCCACCAATGATTGCTATAAAAAAGCAATATATAAATAGCCATACCACAAAAGAACAATTTATAGCAGACATGCAGGCTTGGATTAAAAATCCAAACGAAAATAATGCTAAAATGTTTGGAGCGATTAAACGTTTTGGAGTTATGCCTAAGCAACCATATCCTGAAGAAACCATCAAACAAATAGCAGATTTCATGTACGATTTTGATATTGAGCAACCTGAGTGGTTTGATGCCCATTATAGTCAGGAGCGAGGTTTAAGACTTAGACAACAGGGTCAAAGTATAAAAAACCAACAGGCAGAAGCTAATTTTCAAGATATACCTTATGGTGAACGCGGTTTAAAATATGCTTTAGCTACAAAAGCTGTTTTGGGAAAAAACCTAATGGGGACCATTCAGAAACAAGGGACTTTAGAAGCATTAATATTTTGTAATGAAAAAGCATCTCCGTTAACAGATAGTATGTCTATAGCTAATCACGCCATAATTAAACGTGTTTCAGACAAACCAAGAAATAAAAATAACCAAGCAAATAGTAAAGAATTAGTATATATTAATTCTTTTAAAGCAGATATTAAAAATCAAAAAGAACCAAAACCTATTGTGAGTCAGATTAACAACAAAGTACATGTGTTTTATCCCATTACAACTAATACCATGTGCTTACAATGCCATGGAAAACCTAATCAAGATATAAAAATCCCAACATTAACTAAGCTTAAAAATTTATACCCACAAGATAAAGCTATTGGTTATGATATAAATGAAGTTAGAGGTATTTGGAATGTTAGTTTTGACAAATAA
- the trxA gene encoding thioredoxin — MSKFLEIINQDTPVLVDFFAEWCGPCKMMSPILKDVKDNLKERVTIIKIDVDKNQDLASKYQVRGVPTMLLFKNGKQVWRQSGVVQKNDLINIITSAI; from the coding sequence ATGAGCAAATTTTTAGAAATTATAAATCAAGATACGCCCGTTTTAGTTGATTTTTTTGCAGAATGGTGTGGGCCATGCAAAATGATGAGTCCTATACTAAAAGATGTAAAAGATAATTTAAAAGAACGGGTAACTATAATTAAAATTGATGTTGATAAAAACCAAGACTTAGCTTCAAAATATCAAGTTAGAGGGGTGCCTACAATGCTTTTATTCAAAAATGGGAAACAGGTATGGAGACAATCTGGTGTGGTTCAAAAAAATGATTTAATTAACATTATTACTTCTGCAATTTAA